In one Pseudomonas hydrolytica genomic region, the following are encoded:
- a CDS encoding radical SAM protein: MDLEGHLLYIDITQICGIGCAFCMYADKHKVGISMELSTLARENLARLINASEVKRISISGEGEPLNNAKVFHEILGLSEGGKCFEFITSGFYPHDKMADFYDTTNQIVMGNGDTCNIRLSADSHHIEKLKWRAHGFSLDYLRRRRPPGLSFSFRSIDTDRDFTRAYLRSELLHWGIEATIEPRSVLEDVLVAGGECFGIDYKNLVHPAPGTAPGYLDMLGYIEAIESKVNKPFTFGSLNKPPQANGLDVTVKPSGDIYLYGIENQCLGNIHFDRVDWQRLVDHVRETPLTRALYTQPLTELLTRLDNTELLRSIIAKANNPYWLVKELAGHAGLLEQWGAA; encoded by the coding sequence ATGGATCTCGAAGGTCATCTTCTTTACATCGACATCACCCAGATATGCGGAATCGGCTGTGCCTTCTGTATGTATGCCGACAAGCACAAGGTGGGTATCAGCATGGAGCTATCAACGCTGGCTCGGGAGAACCTTGCCAGGCTGATCAATGCTTCGGAGGTCAAGCGCATCTCCATCAGTGGTGAAGGCGAGCCACTCAACAACGCCAAAGTGTTCCATGAGATTCTCGGGTTATCCGAAGGCGGCAAGTGCTTCGAATTCATCACCAGCGGGTTCTATCCACATGACAAGATGGCGGATTTCTACGATACGACGAACCAAATTGTCATGGGCAATGGTGACACCTGCAACATCCGCCTCAGTGCCGACAGTCATCATATCGAGAAGCTCAAATGGCGGGCTCATGGTTTTAGTCTGGACTATTTGCGGCGTCGGCGACCGCCCGGGCTCAGTTTCTCGTTCCGCTCGATCGACACCGATCGCGACTTCACTCGCGCGTACTTAAGGTCCGAACTGCTCCACTGGGGCATTGAAGCAACCATTGAGCCACGCAGTGTGCTGGAAGACGTACTGGTCGCAGGCGGCGAGTGCTTCGGCATCGACTACAAGAACCTCGTACACCCTGCTCCGGGAACCGCCCCCGGCTATCTGGATATGTTGGGCTACATCGAGGCGATCGAGTCCAAGGTCAACAAGCCCTTCACCTTCGGCAGCCTGAACAAACCGCCGCAGGCCAACGGCTTGGATGTCACGGTGAAGCCTAGTGGTGACATATACCTTTATGGCATCGAGAATCAGTGCCTAGGCAACATTCACTTTGACCGTGTCGACTGGCAACGGCTGGTCGACCACGTGCGGGAAACACCCTTAACCCGAGCACTTTATACGCAACCCTTGACCGAGTTGCTGACGCGCCTTGATAACACCGAGCTGCTTCGTTCGATCATCGCCAAGGCGAACAACCCCTACTGGCTGGTGAAGGAGCTGGCAGGTCATGCCGGGTTGCTTGAACAGTGGGGCGCTGCATGA
- a CDS encoding YaaW family protein, protein MTVIDISNTRQLLERASNDDLEPLVEYILKANTESLSKQVDFKRNHPEHRRYASSILDELRLFGGNSFVNLWRKSGPSYTEVVRDVASKLKVKGAGSMELIELEEAMVQSILRQALEKSSGEDRRELEVILREAGLDKTKMTALLNGSALSGLVVPAVARLILYRTSTVIVNSMAQQLLGHGLRSAVVAGGTFAGGRAVAALAGPVGWVIAGIWTAMDLAGPAYRVTIPCVLQIAMLRLKTRAEAATDFMNGAFDG, encoded by the coding sequence GTGACCGTCATCGATATCAGCAATACCCGCCAGCTTCTGGAGCGTGCCAGCAATGATGATCTGGAGCCTTTGGTGGAATACATCCTCAAGGCCAATACCGAGTCGCTGTCGAAGCAAGTGGACTTCAAGCGTAACCACCCGGAACACCGCCGCTATGCCAGTTCAATCCTTGATGAGCTGCGGCTGTTCGGCGGGAACAGCTTCGTCAACCTGTGGCGTAAGAGCGGGCCTTCCTACACAGAGGTGGTCCGGGATGTTGCCAGCAAGCTCAAGGTCAAGGGGGCTGGCTCGATGGAGCTCATTGAACTGGAGGAGGCGATGGTGCAGTCGATCCTCCGTCAGGCGTTGGAGAAGTCGTCGGGCGAGGATCGGCGCGAGCTGGAAGTGATTCTGCGCGAAGCGGGGCTAGACAAGACCAAGATGACGGCTCTGCTGAATGGTTCAGCACTGAGTGGGCTGGTAGTGCCGGCCGTAGCGCGCCTTATCCTCTATCGCACTTCGACGGTGATCGTGAACTCGATGGCTCAGCAGCTGCTTGGGCACGGGCTGCGCAGTGCGGTGGTTGCAGGGGGAACCTTCGCTGGCGGTCGGGCTGTCGCCGCGCTAGCCGGGCCGGTCGGCTGGGTGATAGCCGGTATTTGGACCGCCATGGATCTTGCCGGCCCAGCTTACAGGGTCACCATCCCTTGCGTGTTGCAAATCGCCATGCTGCGTCTCAAGACTCGTGCCGAGGCAGCGACTGATTTCATGAATGGAGCTTTCGATGGCTGA
- a CDS encoding zinc-ribbon domain-containing protein → MSVIQDADLADVLFSASSDDIKLLIDVITDNGKGRISLSSAICRQLTGAKDGEVGDYERALVAEELTRFGGNSLMNLFRGGSGVSYVELLSDVASHVGVSTVGPGDCAQMEMAIIAKVVEQSLGHMSEEDKETFFESMGTSYRPGMGAAALAALITSLSASSTAYRLAAVVASATMSSLVGRGVAFAGGAAMGRGLAVLSGPVGWAITGIWTAFELASPAYRVTVPCVIQIGHMRQRMLLKDGCPECHASIPAGSKFCSTCGARLVNRLAHSIHD, encoded by the coding sequence ATGTCGGTCATTCAAGACGCTGACTTAGCAGACGTGCTCTTTAGTGCAAGCTCAGACGATATCAAGCTGCTGATCGACGTCATTACTGACAACGGTAAGGGGCGGATCTCGCTGTCCTCAGCGATTTGCCGCCAACTGACCGGGGCGAAGGATGGTGAAGTCGGCGACTACGAGCGCGCATTGGTCGCCGAAGAGCTCACACGGTTTGGCGGAAACTCGTTGATGAACCTGTTCCGGGGCGGCAGCGGCGTGTCTTATGTAGAACTGCTGAGCGATGTTGCCTCTCACGTGGGTGTCTCAACGGTCGGCCCGGGGGATTGCGCGCAGATGGAAATGGCCATCATCGCCAAGGTGGTCGAGCAGTCGCTTGGTCACATGAGCGAGGAAGACAAAGAAACCTTCTTTGAGTCGATGGGGACCAGCTACCGTCCGGGAATGGGTGCGGCTGCCCTGGCAGCGCTGATCACCAGCCTGAGTGCCAGCTCGACTGCCTACCGGCTTGCCGCAGTAGTTGCCAGCGCAACGATGAGCAGCCTGGTCGGCCGGGGTGTTGCATTTGCCGGGGGCGCGGCCATGGGCAGGGGGTTGGCGGTTCTCTCAGGGCCCGTCGGCTGGGCAATTACAGGCATCTGGACGGCCTTCGAGTTGGCCAGCCCGGCCTACCGTGTGACGGTGCCATGCGTCATCCAGATTGGCCACATGCGCCAGAGAATGCTGCTTAAGGACGGGTGCCCTGAATGCCACGCGTCGATTCCTGCAGGTAGTAAATTTTGTAGCACTTGTGGCGCACGGCTGGTGAATCGCCTAGCGCATTCCATTCACGATTAG